The genomic interval GCCCGGTCCGCCTCGGTGACGGGGTCGAAGGCGTGGCCCGTCCCGTGGGATTTATCGTCCAGGCCGAAATGCGCCCGGAAGAACGGCAGGATCGCCGCTCCGGACTGGGTGGCGAGGTCTTCCATGAACTGGGCGAGATCGACGACGCTCATCGAGGGGCAGCCTCCCATTGACGGACTGAGACGAAGCCGTCGGCAAGTTCTTCCGTCAAGCCGTCGCGTCGCCGTCCCGTCAAGCCGGCTCGGGCAGCGCCTGCCGCGGAGGCGTGGCCGCATCGCTCCGCTCGGACCGGTCCGGACCGCCCTCGTGACGGGCGATGGCGAGGATCGTCTCGATCAGGTCGCGCAGGGAGGTGACGTGGTCGTCCGCGCCGAGCTTGGCCCGCACCGCGTCGTCGGCGAGCATCGGCTCGTCGAGGCGCCATAGCCCGGCGACGATCGGCACGGTGTCGATCTTCTGGCGCAGCCGCGAGACGAGGCGGCGCAGATGGGTCGGCTCGCCGGAGAGCGCCAGCGAGATTACGCAGACCGCTTGAGCCGGACCCGGCTCCCATTCGGCGATGCGTACCCGGGCGACCTCGGCAAAGGGCACCTGCCGGGTGCCGAAGCCGCGCTTGCGCAGGAGCTGGTCGGCGATGGCGGTCGCCGCCCCGTCGAGGAAGCCCCGGCCGGAGACGAGAAGCACCGCACCGTCGGCCCGCCACGCGGCGGGCAGCTCGCCGGGGTCGGGATCGGCGATCGGCCCGTTCTTGCAGGCGCTCTCCCCGTCGCTCTCGAAGAGGCGAGCGGATTTGGTGGCCGGATCGGGCACGGCATCCTCGCGATCCTCCAGATCCTCCACCAGAGCGGTGATCGAGGCGCGGATCTCGTCCTTCTGGCTCGGCGTCAGCACGCCGCGGGCGGCGTCGCGGGAGGCGAGTTCGAGACCCTTCAGCACGACGTCGTCGTAATAGGCCGAGAGCGAGCATTCGCGCAGGATCAGGTCGGCATGTTCCTGCGCCTCCTCCGGGTCGTCGGCCAGCATGCGCTGGTAGAAGTTCTCGATCGGCGTCAGCGCCGGGCGGTTGCTGAACAGCACGTCGAGGAATTCCAGCCGATCGACGTGGCGCCCGAGCACGACGAGGCAGACGGTGAGCGGCGTCGAGAGCAGGAGGCCGACCGGTCCCCACAGCCAGGTCCAGAACAGGGCCGAGACCAGCACCGAGAATGGCGAGACACCCGTCGAGTGGCCGTAGACCAGGGGCTCGATGATCTGCCCGACGATGGGCTCGACGAGGGCGAAGAGCAGGAAGGTCGCCAGCACCATGCTCCAGCCCGGATCGACCGCGGCCGCGAGCGCGATCGGCAGGACCGCCGAGAGGAAGGCGCCGATATAGGGCACGAAGCGCATGACGAGCGCGAAGATGCCCCACAGCACGGGGCTCGGCACGCCGATGATCCAGAGCCC from Methylobacterium sp. AMS5 carries:
- a CDS encoding AI-2E family transporter, producing MKRISPGEGFIVPPRPTRVSAAETPKGPLASSLVVFAIIVAGLFLAREVLIPIAIAVLLSFVLGPLVNFLRRLRLGRAVAVLVSVLLAAGIIAAVSTVIGVQVAELAQDVPRYQRTVERKIEGLRAGTLGQTMDYIANINRAIHQGGEESKEAAEKAKQQAARDNPRKAEPEPPKPVLVQVEERRPGPLELATTVLAPVAQPLATAGIVFVVLLFILMQREDLRDRLIRLAGSSDLHRTTVAMDDAARRLSRYFLGQLALNSAFGLVIGVGLWIIGVPSPVLWGIFALVMRFVPYIGAFLSAVLPIALAAAVDPGWSMVLATFLLFALVEPIVGQIIEPLVYGHSTGVSPFSVLVSALFWTWLWGPVGLLLSTPLTVCLVVLGRHVDRLEFLDVLFSNRPALTPIENFYQRMLADDPEEAQEHADLILRECSLSAYYDDVVLKGLELASRDAARGVLTPSQKDEIRASITALVEDLEDREDAVPDPATKSARLFESDGESACKNGPIADPDPGELPAAWRADGAVLLVSGRGFLDGAATAIADQLLRKRGFGTRQVPFAEVARVRIAEWEPGPAQAVCVISLALSGEPTHLRRLVSRLRQKIDTVPIVAGLWRLDEPMLADDAVRAKLGADDHVTSLRDLIETILAIARHEGGPDRSERSDAATPPRQALPEPA